One segment of Zhihengliuella halotolerans DNA contains the following:
- the hxlB gene encoding 6-phospho-3-hexuloisomerase encodes MPVLATPEQDGLELVASEVTAAVRSVDPAAIAAAADQIEGANRVFVFGQGRSGIALRGLAMRLMHLGHSAHVVGDATAPAIGTGDVLVLASGSGTTGSVVRAATAAAEAGAVVVAMTATADSPVGRAAARTITVAAAVKTDHGGTASAQYAGSLFEQAVMLVGDAVFHALWQRSGAAAEELWTRHANLE; translated from the coding sequence GTGCCAGTCCTCGCAACACCGGAACAGGACGGACTCGAACTCGTCGCCTCCGAGGTCACCGCTGCCGTGCGCTCGGTCGATCCGGCAGCGATCGCCGCCGCTGCCGACCAGATCGAGGGGGCCAACCGGGTCTTCGTGTTCGGCCAGGGACGGTCCGGGATCGCCCTCCGCGGGCTGGCCATGCGCCTCATGCACCTCGGGCACTCGGCGCACGTCGTCGGCGACGCCACCGCCCCGGCGATCGGCACCGGCGACGTCCTCGTCCTCGCCTCGGGGTCGGGAACCACCGGTTCGGTGGTCCGCGCTGCGACAGCGGCGGCGGAGGCGGGCGCCGTTGTCGTGGCGATGACGGCAACCGCCGATTCGCCGGTGGGGCGGGCTGCGGCCCGGACGATCACCGTCGCGGCAGCGGTGAAAACGGATCACGGCGGTACCGCCTCGGCGCAATACGCCGGCAGCCTCTTCGAGCAGGCCGTGATGCTTGTCGGCGACGCGGTCTTCCACGCGCTGTGGCAGCGCAGCGGCGCCGCAGCCGAGGAGCTGTGGACCCGCCACGCAAACCTCGAATGA
- a CDS encoding TetR/AcrR family transcriptional regulator, whose protein sequence is MNNSATSGGARERRREATATALIDHARRLTAERGLAGFTVEELAEAAGVSRRTFFNYFQAKEDAVLGVHLDDVPLEVDQSFIDSDEPLPAALKNLFLRLLTSTETLGRDVAVFMELLHSETALMKRMMQINEQRRRSLAALIARREGLEETDPFALAAAGFVGHLAMTAMHEFVDEEHAIEQDESADPEEAARTRFTRILEANFAHAERLFSASTTTTKD, encoded by the coding sequence ATGAACAATAGTGCAACTAGCGGTGGTGCCCGCGAGCGGCGGAGGGAAGCCACCGCCACGGCCCTCATCGATCACGCCCGGAGGCTGACCGCCGAGCGAGGGCTCGCCGGATTCACCGTGGAGGAACTGGCGGAGGCAGCCGGCGTTTCCCGCAGAACGTTCTTCAACTACTTCCAGGCCAAGGAGGACGCCGTCCTCGGCGTCCACCTCGACGACGTCCCCCTCGAGGTCGACCAGAGCTTCATCGACTCGGACGAGCCGCTGCCGGCAGCCCTCAAGAATCTGTTCCTCCGCCTGCTGACGTCGACGGAGACGCTCGGCCGCGACGTCGCGGTCTTCATGGAACTGCTGCACTCCGAAACCGCGCTGATGAAACGCATGATGCAGATCAACGAACAGCGCCGGCGCTCCCTCGCCGCGCTCATCGCGCGACGCGAGGGACTCGAGGAGACGGACCCGTTCGCCCTCGCCGCCGCAGGCTTCGTCGGGCACCTCGCCATGACCGCGATGCACGAGTTCGTCGACGAAGAGCACGCGATCGAACAGGATGAGTCGGCGGACCCCGAGGAGGCCGCGCGCACCCGCTTCACGCGCATCCTCGAGGCCAACTTCGCCCACGCCGAGCGCCTCTTCTCCGCTTCCACCACGACCACCAAGGACTGA
- a CDS encoding MDR family MFS transporter, whose amino-acid sequence MARTPRPGSDGQPLLLTQRRIWIIFSALIAGMMLASLDQTIVSTAMPTIVGQLGGVEHQAWITTAYLLATTIVMPVYGKFGDVLGRRNLFLIAIALFTLASIGCALADSFWMFVFFRALQGLGGGGLMILSQAIIADIVPASERGKYMGPIGGIFGLSAVAGPLLGGFFVDHLTWEWAFYINIPIGIAAFAIAWFALTLPSKKATRRIDVAGVVFLSIATTCLIFFSEFGGNAEHGWAAPETWMWGAGLVVAATAFFVTEARAEDPIIPLGLFRNPIFLNATAIGFTLGLGMFSALAFMPTFLQMSSGTSAAESGLLMLPMMVGMMGTSIASGILVSKTGRYKAYPIVGTVVTIASMLLMTTLSADTPLWQICSYLFLLGAGLGLIMQVVVLVVQNAVPAEMVGTATSTNNYFREVGASLGVAIFGAMFTNSLTTELTAVFAGSGATAAEAGSAASTLDPQTMNQLPEAVRDGIVTAYADSLAPVFWYLIPFLAIAFVLALLLKQIPLSDVAGMVARGEAVGGADAEKLEADAVR is encoded by the coding sequence ATGGCCCGCACGCCACGCCCCGGCAGCGATGGCCAGCCGCTGCTGCTGACCCAGCGCCGCATCTGGATCATCTTCTCCGCCCTCATCGCCGGCATGATGCTGGCCAGCCTCGACCAGACCATCGTCTCCACCGCTATGCCGACCATCGTCGGCCAGCTCGGCGGCGTCGAGCACCAGGCCTGGATCACCACCGCCTACCTCCTGGCGACCACGATCGTCATGCCCGTCTACGGCAAGTTCGGCGACGTCCTGGGCCGCCGCAACCTCTTCCTCATCGCGATCGCCCTCTTCACGCTCGCGTCGATCGGCTGCGCCCTCGCGGACAGCTTCTGGATGTTCGTCTTCTTCCGCGCCCTGCAGGGCCTCGGCGGCGGCGGCCTGATGATCCTGTCGCAGGCGATCATCGCCGACATCGTCCCTGCGAGCGAGCGCGGCAAGTACATGGGCCCGATCGGCGGCATCTTCGGCCTCTCGGCCGTCGCCGGACCGCTGCTCGGCGGCTTCTTCGTCGACCACCTCACGTGGGAGTGGGCGTTCTACATCAACATCCCGATCGGCATCGCCGCGTTCGCGATCGCCTGGTTCGCGCTCACCCTGCCGAGCAAGAAGGCCACGCGCCGGATCGACGTCGCCGGCGTCGTCTTCCTCTCCATCGCCACGACCTGCCTGATCTTCTTCTCCGAGTTCGGCGGCAACGCCGAGCACGGTTGGGCCGCCCCCGAAACCTGGATGTGGGGTGCCGGCCTCGTCGTCGCCGCCACCGCTTTCTTCGTCACCGAGGCCCGCGCCGAGGACCCGATCATCCCCCTGGGACTGTTCCGGAACCCGATCTTCCTCAACGCGACGGCGATCGGTTTCACGCTCGGCTTGGGGATGTTCTCCGCGCTCGCTTTCATGCCGACGTTCCTGCAGATGTCCTCCGGGACGTCGGCCGCGGAGTCGGGCCTGCTGATGCTGCCGATGATGGTGGGCATGATGGGCACGTCCATCGCCTCGGGCATCCTCGTCTCGAAGACGGGCCGGTACAAGGCGTACCCGATCGTCGGCACGGTGGTCACGATCGCCTCGATGCTCCTGATGACCACGCTGTCCGCCGACACCCCCCTGTGGCAGATCTGCTCCTACCTGTTCCTCCTCGGCGCGGGCCTGGGCCTGATCATGCAGGTGGTGGTCCTCGTAGTGCAGAACGCCGTCCCGGCGGAGATGGTCGGCACCGCCACGAGCACCAACAACTACTTCCGTGAGGTCGGCGCGTCCCTGGGCGTCGCGATCTTCGGCGCCATGTTCACCAACAGCCTGACGACCGAGCTGACAGCGGTCTTCGCCGGTTCGGGCGCCACCGCGGCCGAGGCCGGCAGCGCGGCCAGCACGCTGGACCCGCAGACCATGAACCAGCTGCCGGAGGCCGTCCGCGACGGGATCGTCACCGCCTACGCCGATTCGCTGGCCCCTGTCTTCTGGTACCTGATCCCGTTCCTAGCGATCGCGTTCGTCCTGGCGCTGCTGCTCAAGCAGATCCCGCTCTCGGACGTGGCCGGCATGGTGGCCCGCGGCGAGGCGGTCGGCGGCGCGGATGCGGAGAAGCTGGAGGCCGACGCCGTACGCTGA
- the hxlA gene encoding 3-hexulose-6-phosphate synthase: MTKLQVAIDLLTTDDALALAAKVAPHVDIIELGTPLIKSEGLGVIRAIKDAHPDKIVFADLKTADAGALEAQIAFEAGADLVTVLGTADDSTIVGAVQAAQAAGKGVVVDLIGVADKTARARAVTNLGVEFVEFHAGLDEQAQPGFSLATLLEAGSASKVRFSVAGGVNIHSIEAVKAAGADVAVAGGAIYGAEDPALAAAALKSELN, translated from the coding sequence ATGACGAAGCTCCAGGTCGCCATCGACCTTCTGACCACCGACGACGCCCTCGCCCTCGCGGCGAAGGTCGCCCCGCACGTCGACATCATCGAGCTCGGCACCCCGCTCATCAAGAGCGAGGGGCTGGGCGTCATCCGCGCCATCAAGGACGCCCACCCGGACAAGATCGTCTTCGCCGATCTCAAGACGGCCGACGCCGGGGCGCTCGAGGCGCAGATCGCCTTCGAGGCCGGCGCGGACCTGGTCACCGTCCTCGGCACGGCCGACGACTCAACGATCGTGGGTGCGGTTCAGGCGGCACAGGCGGCCGGCAAGGGTGTCGTCGTCGACCTGATCGGCGTGGCCGACAAGACCGCCCGGGCCCGCGCGGTCACGAACCTCGGCGTCGAATTCGTCGAGTTCCACGCCGGTCTCGACGAGCAGGCCCAGCCCGGATTCAGCCTCGCCACCCTGCTCGAGGCCGGCAGCGCGTCGAAGGTCCGGTTCTCCGTGGCCGGCGGCGTCAACATCCACTCGATCGAGGCCGTCAAGGCGGCGGGCGCCGACGTCGCCGTCGCCGGCGGGGCCATCTACGGTGCTGAGGACCCGGCCCTGGCCGCTGCGGCGCTCAAGAGCGAACTGAACTGA
- a CDS encoding GntR family transcriptional regulator, which translates to MQQDHERTVLAGSETLLDRVRDLVLGGAYPPGAPLSEVLLSDEFGVSRTPIREALKQLQHEGLVEIRPKVGTFVREPTRREIVELFQLKEGLEGLAAGLLARRGSVPELDVLARNIEESETAAAEQDAEKYAALVHEFHWTIIRGADNSKLAEHYDRLMNQLAYHRMVVRTAAHPGRIRTSTAEHRAVLDMIIAKDHFGAEAAMRNHVYASSRELLTDSATAHESAIR; encoded by the coding sequence ATGCAACAGGATCACGAAAGAACGGTACTCGCCGGCTCGGAGACGCTTTTGGACCGCGTGCGGGATCTGGTCCTCGGCGGGGCGTACCCGCCGGGTGCCCCGCTGTCCGAGGTTCTGCTCTCGGACGAGTTCGGTGTGAGTCGCACTCCGATCCGGGAGGCGCTCAAGCAGCTCCAACACGAGGGCCTCGTCGAGATCCGGCCCAAGGTGGGAACGTTCGTGCGCGAGCCCACCCGTCGCGAGATCGTCGAGCTCTTCCAGCTCAAGGAGGGGCTCGAGGGTCTTGCCGCAGGCTTGCTGGCGCGGCGGGGATCCGTCCCGGAGCTGGACGTGCTGGCCCGCAACATCGAGGAGTCGGAGACGGCCGCAGCCGAACAGGACGCCGAGAAGTACGCGGCGCTCGTGCACGAGTTTCACTGGACCATCATCCGCGGAGCCGACAACAGCAAGCTCGCCGAACACTACGACCGGCTCATGAACCAGTTGGCCTATCACCGGATGGTCGTCCGCACCGCTGCGCACCCCGGCCGTATCCGGACCTCCACAGCCGAGCACCGCGCGGTTCTGGACATGATCATCGCCAAGGACCACTTCGGCGCCGAGGCGGCCATGCGAAACCACGTCTACGCCTCCTCGCGAGAGCTCCTGACGGACTCCGCGACGGCCCACGAATCGGCGATCCGCTAG
- a CDS encoding amino acid synthesis family protein, with product MTAAAILPDVRKVVYLEEEVLLEAGAAPAVPARRASVAVVVKNPWHGTGPEADLSAEAERLAPHLARIVSDRLLAGLGGVEEIEAFGKAAIVGTAGEIEHGSALIHTPYFGNLVREFLEGTSILCFADERADAGQSLTVPLWHKTAAATRSHYQTMTTRVSDGPAPDEIVVVAAASTGPRPHPRIGDRSTDPAVTAAILQGAQA from the coding sequence GTGACGGCCGCCGCGATCCTGCCCGACGTCCGAAAGGTCGTCTACCTCGAGGAGGAGGTCCTGCTCGAGGCTGGGGCGGCACCGGCGGTCCCGGCCCGTCGGGCCTCGGTCGCCGTCGTCGTCAAGAACCCGTGGCACGGGACCGGTCCGGAGGCGGACCTTTCCGCCGAGGCGGAGCGCCTGGCCCCGCATTTGGCCCGTATCGTCTCCGACCGCCTACTCGCCGGGCTCGGCGGGGTCGAGGAGATCGAGGCGTTCGGCAAGGCCGCGATCGTCGGAACGGCGGGGGAGATCGAGCACGGCAGCGCGCTCATCCACACGCCCTACTTCGGCAACCTGGTCCGCGAGTTCCTCGAGGGCACCTCGATCCTGTGCTTCGCCGACGAGCGCGCCGACGCCGGACAGAGCCTCACCGTGCCCCTGTGGCACAAGACGGCGGCCGCCACCCGAAGCCACTACCAGACCATGACCACTCGGGTCAGCGACGGCCCCGCGCCAGACGAGATCGTCGTCGTGGCCGCCGCCTCCACCGGCCCGCGCCCGCATCCGCGGATCGGCGACCGGTCCACCGACCCAGCCGTGACCGCGGCGATACTCCAAGGAGCACAAGCATGA
- a CDS encoding tautomerase family protein codes for MPLIDVSIAEGRSPEQLRNLVSALHAAAEETVGALPENTTVIIREVPTTHWSKADKTIAERQAAPAHSTEPKE; via the coding sequence GTGCCGCTCATCGACGTGTCCATCGCCGAGGGGCGCAGCCCCGAACAGCTGCGGAACCTGGTCTCCGCCCTGCATGCGGCGGCCGAAGAAACGGTTGGCGCGCTGCCGGAGAACACCACCGTCATCATCCGCGAGGTGCCGACGACCCACTGGTCCAAGGCCGACAAGACGATCGCCGAGCGCCAGGCGGCGCCGGCCCACAGCACTGAACCGAAGGAGTAG
- a CDS encoding LLM class flavin-dependent oxidoreductase, with product MRFSLFVHMERWDEDVSHEQSFANLTELVQMAEAGGFSTVWIGEHHAMEYTISPSPMPQLAYLAAKTSTIRLGAGTIIAPFWNPLRVAGETALLDVISGGRAEVGLARGAHQFEFDRMAPGLPAAEGGKHLRELVPAVRELWQGDYAHDGEIWQFPTSTSVPKPVQQPTPPMWIAARDPASHDFAVANGCNVMVTPLMKGDEEVESLVGKFETAVADHPEVPRPDLMMLRHTHVHDADQPEGWRRPAEAIQRYYRTFHAWFMNKTTPVNGFLDPTPAEAFADKPEFAPEALRKSAVIGTPEEVVDRLRGYEELGIDEFSLWSDNSLTHEEKKRSLELFIEHVVPKFNTTS from the coding sequence ATGAGATTTTCCCTGTTCGTCCACATGGAGCGGTGGGACGAGGACGTCAGCCACGAGCAGTCGTTCGCGAACCTGACCGAACTCGTGCAGATGGCCGAGGCCGGCGGGTTCAGCACGGTCTGGATCGGCGAGCACCACGCCATGGAGTACACGATCTCGCCGAGCCCGATGCCCCAGCTCGCCTACCTCGCCGCCAAGACGTCGACGATCCGCCTCGGCGCCGGCACCATCATCGCCCCGTTCTGGAACCCGCTCCGCGTCGCCGGCGAGACCGCTCTGCTGGACGTCATCAGCGGCGGCCGGGCGGAGGTGGGCCTCGCCCGCGGTGCGCACCAGTTCGAGTTCGACCGCATGGCCCCCGGGCTGCCCGCGGCCGAGGGCGGTAAGCACCTGCGCGAGCTCGTGCCCGCCGTCCGCGAACTCTGGCAGGGCGACTACGCGCACGACGGCGAGATCTGGCAGTTCCCAACGTCGACCTCAGTGCCCAAGCCCGTGCAGCAGCCGACCCCGCCGATGTGGATCGCCGCGCGCGACCCCGCTTCCCACGACTTCGCCGTAGCCAACGGCTGCAACGTCATGGTCACGCCCCTGATGAAGGGCGATGAGGAAGTCGAGAGCCTCGTCGGGAAGTTCGAGACCGCGGTCGCCGACCACCCGGAGGTGCCCCGCCCCGACCTCATGATGCTGCGGCACACCCACGTGCACGACGCCGATCAGCCCGAGGGATGGCGCCGCCCCGCAGAGGCTATCCAGCGCTACTACCGCACGTTCCACGCGTGGTTCATGAACAAGACGACGCCGGTCAACGGGTTCCTTGACCCGACGCCGGCCGAGGCCTTCGCCGACAAGCCCGAGTTCGCCCCCGAGGCGCTGCGCAAGTCCGCGGTCATCGGGACCCCCGAGGAGGTCGTCGACCGGCTGCGCGGCTACGAGGAGCTTGGCATCGACGAGTTCAGCCTCTGGTCGGACAACAGCCTGACCCACGAGGAGAAGAAGCGCTCCCTCGAGCTTTTCATCGAGCACGTGGTCCCGAAGTTCAACACGACCTCGTAG
- a CDS encoding aldehyde dehydrogenase — MTQRYDHFINGRAAAPADGEYFTSTNPATLEVLYEAARGTAEDVNRAVAAADAAFRNPLWRDLSPTKRGHLLRRLADLVVENAEELALQETEDNGKLLREMRGQLAGLPEYLYYYAGLADKVQGSQVPTSSIEVLNYTQREPLGVVGAITPWNSPLTLTTSKLAPALAAGNTLVIKPSEYTSRTILRFAELTVQAGFPDGVVNVVTGMGAEAGAALVEHPGIAKISFTGSTATGARIASSTAARFIGCTLELGGKSPNIVFGDADVDNAAMGVVAGIFAAAGQTCIAGSRVFAHRSVYDELLEKVAARAQSIVIGDPRDAATELGPLAFEAQLEKVSSYVDLGVAEGAQVATGGGRPETGLGGYFFEPTVLTGVDNSMRVVREEIFGPVAAIMPFDTEDEVLALANDTEYGLAAGVWTQNLARAHRMSRRLDAGTVWVNTYRAMSPMSPRQGFKSSGVGIEHGLESMNEYTRLKSIWINTDEGPVADPFTLRS; from the coding sequence ATGACCCAGCGCTACGACCACTTCATCAACGGCCGCGCCGCCGCCCCGGCGGACGGCGAATACTTCACGAGCACCAACCCGGCGACCCTGGAGGTCCTCTACGAGGCCGCGCGCGGCACCGCCGAGGACGTGAACCGCGCCGTCGCCGCTGCCGACGCGGCGTTCCGGAATCCGCTCTGGCGCGACCTCTCGCCGACGAAGCGCGGCCACCTGCTGCGGCGTCTGGCCGATCTCGTCGTCGAGAACGCCGAGGAGCTGGCGCTGCAGGAGACCGAGGACAACGGCAAGCTGCTGCGCGAGATGCGCGGCCAGCTCGCCGGCCTGCCCGAGTACCTCTACTACTACGCGGGGCTCGCCGACAAGGTCCAGGGCAGCCAGGTGCCCACGAGCTCGATCGAAGTCCTGAACTACACGCAGCGCGAGCCGCTCGGCGTCGTCGGCGCCATCACCCCGTGGAACTCGCCCCTGACCCTGACCACGTCCAAGCTGGCCCCGGCGCTCGCCGCCGGCAACACGCTGGTCATCAAGCCGTCCGAGTACACCTCGCGCACCATCCTTCGCTTCGCCGAGCTGACGGTGCAGGCGGGGTTCCCCGACGGCGTCGTCAACGTCGTGACCGGGATGGGCGCCGAAGCCGGCGCGGCGCTCGTCGAGCACCCTGGGATCGCCAAGATCTCCTTCACCGGTTCGACGGCGACGGGTGCCCGCATCGCGTCCTCCACGGCGGCCCGGTTCATCGGATGCACGCTCGAGCTCGGCGGCAAGAGCCCCAACATCGTCTTCGGCGATGCCGACGTGGACAACGCGGCGATGGGCGTCGTGGCTGGAATCTTCGCGGCGGCCGGGCAGACCTGCATCGCCGGTAGTCGCGTGTTCGCGCACCGCTCCGTGTACGACGAGCTGCTGGAGAAGGTCGCGGCGCGCGCGCAGAGCATCGTCATCGGCGATCCCCGGGACGCGGCCACCGAACTCGGGCCGCTCGCCTTCGAGGCGCAGCTGGAGAAGGTGTCCTCCTACGTGGACCTCGGGGTCGCGGAGGGTGCGCAGGTCGCGACCGGAGGCGGGCGGCCCGAGACGGGCCTCGGCGGCTACTTCTTCGAGCCGACGGTGCTCACGGGGGTCGACAACAGCATGCGCGTTGTCCGCGAGGAGATTTTCGGCCCGGTCGCCGCGATCATGCCCTTCGACACCGAGGACGAGGTGCTGGCCCTGGCCAACGACACCGAATACGGCCTCGCCGCCGGGGTCTGGACGCAGAATCTGGCCCGTGCGCACCGCATGTCGCGCCGACTCGACGCCGGCACCGTCTGGGTCAACACCTACCGGGCGATGTCGCCGATGTCCCCGCGCCAGGGCTTCAAGTCCAGCGGTGTCGGTATCGAGCACGGACTGGAGTCCATGAACGAGTACACGCGCCTGAAGAGCATCTGGATCAACACCGACGAGGGTCCCGTCGCGGACCCGTTCACCCTGCGGAGCTGA
- a CDS encoding amino acid synthesis family protein produces the protein MNPRKIVTLIEETHAEGGRPVETPARVAVVAAVIENPWAGQGFVEDLSAGIDAVASEVGALLAPRVIAALGEPVEAYGKAAIVGLDGEIEHGSAIIHTLKFGDHYRKAAEATTLLPAVEKRGPAGVVFDIPLKHKTDATIRSHHQSIEVRLADAPHPGEIVIALAAAAQGRPQQRLAPLSTEQ, from the coding sequence ATGAACCCGCGCAAGATCGTCACCCTGATCGAAGAGACCCACGCCGAGGGCGGACGCCCGGTGGAGACTCCGGCCCGCGTCGCCGTGGTTGCCGCCGTGATCGAGAACCCGTGGGCCGGCCAAGGATTCGTCGAGGACCTGAGCGCCGGCATCGACGCCGTCGCCTCCGAGGTCGGAGCCCTGCTCGCCCCGCGTGTCATCGCGGCCCTGGGCGAGCCGGTCGAGGCCTACGGCAAGGCAGCCATCGTCGGACTCGACGGCGAAATCGAGCACGGCAGCGCGATCATCCACACCCTCAAGTTCGGCGACCACTACCGCAAGGCCGCCGAAGCGACCACGCTGCTGCCCGCAGTTGAGAAGCGCGGGCCGGCCGGCGTCGTGTTCGACATTCCGCTCAAGCACAAGACGGACGCCACGATCCGCTCGCACCACCAGAGCATCGAGGTCCGACTGGCCGATGCCCCGCACCCCGGCGAGATCGTCATCGCGCTCGCCGCCGCAGCCCAGGGCCGCCCGCAGCAGCGACTCGCGCCGCTGAGCACGGAGCAGTAG
- a CDS encoding alpha/beta fold hydrolase, with product MARENSTPLVLLHGVGLDRSMWGAFREEYARLSAREIIALDLPGHGSQPPWRGEADLAVFADDVAARLPRVCHLVGFSLGALIAQTLAVHRPDRVASLTSVSSVCRRNESERASVAARREQAIADFPAAAAASIDRWYPAGTGVDDAVVDATRRVLLANDVESFLAAYGVFATGDAEIGPDLGRIGQPALNVTGELDPGSTPEMTRRLTAAIPGARAVVVPGARHMLPVQCPRALAETIHRFIDESST from the coding sequence ATGGCCCGCGAGAATTCGACGCCGCTCGTCCTGCTGCACGGGGTCGGGCTGGACCGCAGCATGTGGGGCGCCTTCCGCGAGGAATACGCCCGCCTGTCCGCGCGGGAGATCATCGCGCTGGACCTGCCCGGGCACGGGTCGCAGCCGCCGTGGCGCGGGGAGGCGGACCTCGCCGTCTTCGCGGACGACGTCGCCGCCCGGCTCCCGCGGGTCTGTCACCTCGTCGGATTCTCGCTGGGCGCGCTGATCGCGCAGACCCTCGCCGTGCACCGCCCGGACCGGGTCGCGAGCCTGACCAGCGTGAGCTCGGTCTGCCGGCGGAACGAGTCCGAGCGAGCCTCCGTGGCGGCGCGGCGGGAACAGGCGATCGCGGACTTCCCCGCCGCGGCGGCCGCGTCGATCGACCGCTGGTACCCGGCCGGCACCGGCGTTGACGACGCCGTCGTCGACGCGACCCGCAGGGTGCTGCTGGCCAACGACGTCGAATCGTTCCTGGCCGCCTACGGCGTCTTCGCGACCGGCGACGCCGAGATCGGCCCCGACCTCGGGCGGATCGGGCAGCCGGCGCTCAACGTGACCGGCGAGCTCGACCCCGGTTCGACCCCGGAGATGACCCGCCGGCTGACGGCGGCCATCCCGGGCGCGCGCGCCGTCGTCGTCCCCGGCGCCCGCCACATGCTGCCGGTGCAGTGCCCGCGCGCACTCGCCGAGACCATCCATCGCTTCATCGACGAATCGAGCACGTGA
- a CDS encoding LuxR C-terminal-related transcriptional regulator → MTSLRPPTGPDNGASGERDGGGDSVQLRLVSAIARIVEAPLSTIAAALSDAVSASLPHQALVVLTQDCTGRPQKKAGDPEITEKVTVLEMDAIRRRLRDGEEIRSAVLAGRERDVRAWEAATGAVLALCGTGAASARPAEALIQGLWEITATSIRRQVDGASPAELVDANAVSTERVRVTTELTERHATDLESLLAVLRSRDLDDRRTRVSATELASSALVRTRTANDVMMALSEEPVVSAFSRLRTDLRPLTQYGRLDVQFIEPPAKGRALPGEVAHAARSIVRSAVLAMNEQEDISRVRVQWACDGKNLLINIRDDGPGAFDSTTPGLHQAQANVAALGGEVGVKQVPGWGTELDVRLPIDASRSEAVDEWNLAPREREVLRLVVHGKKNRQIAQELFISENTVKFHLTQIYRKLGVGSRSAAAAVAAAGGLV, encoded by the coding sequence ATGACTTCACTTCGGCCCCCGACGGGGCCCGACAACGGGGCCTCCGGCGAACGCGATGGTGGTGGCGATTCGGTGCAGCTCCGCCTGGTCTCCGCGATAGCGCGGATCGTCGAGGCGCCCCTGTCGACGATCGCCGCCGCGTTGAGCGACGCGGTCTCTGCCAGCCTCCCCCACCAAGCACTGGTCGTCCTCACGCAGGACTGCACGGGACGCCCGCAGAAGAAGGCCGGGGATCCCGAAATCACCGAAAAGGTGACCGTCCTCGAGATGGACGCGATCCGTCGTCGTCTGCGCGATGGCGAAGAGATCCGCAGTGCCGTGCTCGCCGGTCGCGAACGCGACGTCCGCGCGTGGGAAGCGGCTACCGGCGCGGTGCTGGCCCTCTGCGGGACGGGGGCCGCATCCGCGCGTCCGGCCGAGGCCCTGATTCAGGGCCTCTGGGAGATCACGGCCACGAGCATCCGGCGACAGGTGGACGGCGCGTCCCCGGCCGAGCTGGTGGACGCGAACGCCGTGTCGACCGAACGCGTCCGCGTCACGACGGAGCTGACGGAGCGTCACGCGACCGATCTCGAGTCTCTCCTGGCCGTCCTGCGCAGCCGCGATCTGGACGACCGGCGGACGCGCGTGTCAGCCACCGAACTGGCCTCGTCCGCCCTAGTGCGCACACGCACGGCCAACGACGTCATGATGGCCCTCTCCGAGGAGCCTGTGGTCAGCGCTTTCTCTCGCCTGCGCACGGACCTGCGCCCACTGACCCAGTACGGGCGTCTGGACGTCCAGTTCATCGAGCCGCCGGCGAAGGGCAGAGCCCTGCCCGGCGAGGTCGCGCATGCGGCCCGCTCCATTGTCCGGAGCGCGGTGCTGGCCATGAACGAGCAGGAGGATATCTCCCGGGTGCGTGTGCAGTGGGCCTGCGACGGGAAGAACCTGCTGATCAATATCCGCGACGACGGACCCGGCGCGTTCGATTCCACGACCCCGGGCCTGCATCAGGCGCAGGCGAATGTGGCGGCTCTCGGCGGCGAGGTCGGCGTGAAGCAGGTGCCCGGCTGGGGCACCGAACTCGATGTCAGGTTGCCGATCGACGCCTCGCGGTCCGAAGCGGTCGACGAGTGGAACCTCGCTCCGCGGGAGCGCGAAGTCCTGCGCCTGGTGGTGCACGGAAAAAAGAACAGGCAGATCGCTCAGGAGCTGTTCATCAGCGAGAACACGGTCAAGTTCCACCTGACGCAGATCTACCGCAAGCTCGGCGTCGGTTCGCGCTCGGCTGCGGCGGCCGTCGCGGCTGCGGGCGGGCTGGTCTAG